The Diabrotica undecimpunctata isolate CICGRU unplaced genomic scaffold, icDiaUnde3 ctg00002210.1, whole genome shotgun sequence genome has a window encoding:
- the LOC140431887 gene encoding serine proteinase stubble-like produces the protein EQTVDEFLANDNGIVVINQERIQARRLITPNERLIISNVSPCIPHSIIAEHLKNLGIHLITPIDFLRIGTSNPAFKHILSFRRYTFIAPTNLDNVPPSDLLLRLGEHDLSTESEPYLHQERRVQIVASHPQFDPRTFEYDLALLRFYEPVTFQPNILPVCVPQSDENFVGRTAYVTGWGRLYEDGPLPSVLQEVSVPVINNTVCESMYRAAGYIEHIPHIFICAGWRRGGFDSCEGDSGGPMVIQRQDNRFLLAGVISWGIGCAEPNQPGVYTRISEFRDWINQILQF, from the exons TGAACAAACAGTCGACGAGTTTCTAGCAAACGACAATGGAATTGTAGTAATTAATCAAGAACGTATTCAAGCCCGAAGACTAATAACTCCAAATGAACGATTGATTATTTCCAACGTATCTCCATGTATTCCGCACAGCATTATAGCAGAACATTTGAAAAACTTAGGTATACATCTAATAACTCCAATTGACTTTCTCAGGATAGGAACTTCAAATCCAGCATTCAAGCATATCTTGAGTTTTCGACGATACACTTTTATAGCGCCAACTAACTTAGACAA TGTACCCCCGAGTGATCTTCTTCTCCGGTTAGGCGAGCACGATCTTTCTACCGAATCAGAACCGTATCTGCATCAAGAAAGAAGGGTTCAAATAGTAGCCTCACATCCCCAATTCGATCCTCGTACATTCGAGTACGATTTAGCACTACTAAGGTTTTACGAGCCTGTCACGTTCCAACCGAATATCTTACCAGTTTGTGTTCCGCAATCCGATGAGAATTTCGTTGGAAGAACTGCCTATGTAACGGGTTGGGGAAGGTTATATGAAG ATGGTCCCCTACCGAGTGTCCTACAAGAAGTGTCCGTTCCTGTGATCAACAACACGGTCTGCGAATCGATGTACCGAGCTGCGGGCTATATCGAACACATCCCACACATCTTCATTTGCGCCGGCTGGAGACGTGGCGGCTTCGATTCCTGCGAAGGCGATTCAGGCGGTCCGATGGTTATCCAGCGACAAGATAATCGCTTTTTACTGGCTGGTGTCATTTCCTGGGGCATCGGCTGTGCAGAGCCGAACCAACCCGGCGTTTACACTAGGATAAGCGAGTTTCGAGACTGGATCAATCAGATTTTACAATTTTAG